Proteins from a single region of Phalacrocorax carbo chromosome 25, bPhaCar2.1, whole genome shotgun sequence:
- the NBR1 gene encoding next to BRCA1 gene 1 protein isoform X4, which translates to MLGSSGRLAGLGSPPPERGMEPQVKVSFDLDNIQIKYIDEDNDEVSVNSKEEYEEALKIAVKQGSQLQMNVYEENSLKETSRSCFLQLHEKTEREKLAPLKDEKKPLSHSSMPAQGLEEDFKNEKELTNQQKVNHTRTGRMNENPPGWFTSYLETFREQVVKETVEKLEQKLYEKLAHHNQPPDSSETSITAAPPTSENQSGNGNQCDWLISCCNCQARIVGVRYQCSLCPAYNICEQCEAGTYAHDPNHVLLKLRRPVLCIAENYSLAEFSPRLPATLEQVRLQKQMDKRFLKAEKQRLRAEKKQRKAEVRELKKQLKLHRKIHLWNSVHVLETSGSPTLKSGSLQPNTFLSPSQPFQAIVPTLSAVFVDENLPDGTHLQPGTKFIKHWRMKNTGNVEWSSDTKLKLMWGNLTLASSEKKDVLVPSLASGQVGTVSVEFVAPNIEGTYTSHWRLSHRGEQFGPRIWCSIVVDPSPATDFVEGNWKDSDSCQKDKASSPKQDTSLKTEAGVQLMGEIVEQAEIPLPAIPLKIKSLPSEREFYIPSVDLLTAQDLLSFELLDINIVQELERVPHNTPVDMTPCMSPLPHDSPLLEKPGLGQIEEENEGSGFKPVPGVTETCFPADTCIVKVKAEHPLNQEEGEEDMSGTQFVCETVIRSLTLDAAPDHRPPQKKNILQNSLQTLQDTFSCNVINEESPRIKTNSTPKKEAKIHQSEAMTENGCGDLPLSDERASPCSDTGNSDEDDDKDDVQSQGSSASSEDYIIILPECFDTSRPLGESMYSSALSQPSFEKTGEPETGAENPEGGSQPQICSVSDILTTSQTLAVVPLAPEIVDALPQTQRNFVSPKNHIFQEPNVSAENLSSTHHDQIREEPSGEDSHGPGSSGFLASKQKCSEYPRYPQGSSIAGELVKGALSVAASAYKALFAGPPIIEQQPAATEEHTATLLSSLCEMGFCDRQLNLRLLKKHNNNMVQVVTELLQISNSDWNSSRC; encoded by the exons GTCTCTGTGAATAGCAAAG aGGAATATGAAGAAGCTCTGAAG ATTGCAGTTAAACAAGGAAGTCAACTTCAGATGAATGTGTATGAAGAAAACTCTTTGAAAGAAACTTCACGTTCTTGTTTTTTGCAACTACATGAAAAAACTGAGAGAGAAAAGTTGGCACCTCTTAAAGATGAGAAGAAACCTCTCTCGCACTCTTCCATGCCAGCTCAGGGCTTAGAAGaagactttaaaaatgaaaaggagctGACAAATCAG caaaagGTAAATCACACTAGAACAGGAAGAATGAATGAAAATCCTCCAGGATGGTTTACTAGCTACTTGGAAACA ttcagggAACAAGTAGTTAAGGAAACTGTTGAGAAACTGGAACAGAAGCTGTATGAGAAGCTTGCTCATCACAACCAGCCTCCAGATTCTTCTGAGACCTCTATTACAGCAGCACCTCCAACTTCAGAGAACCAGTCAGGGAATGGCAACCAGTGTGACTGGCTGATCTCCTGCTGCAACTGCCAGGCCAGAATTGTTGGAGTTCGCTACCAGTGCAG cCTTTGTCCAGCCTACAATATCTGTGAACAGTGTGAAGCAGGAACGTATGCACACGATCCTAATCATGTCTTGCTAAAGCTGCGAAGACCTGTGCTATGTATTGCTGAGAATTACAGCCTTGCAGAGTTTTCACCTCGCCTGCCTGCTACTCTGGAGCAAGTTAG GCTCCAGAAACAGATGGACAAAAGatttctgaaggcagaaaagcaaagattacgagcagagaagaaacagcgaAAGGCAGAGGTCCGAGAGCTCAAAAAGCAGCTAAAATTGCACAGGAAAATTCATCTGTGGAACTCTGTCCATGTATTGGAAACTAGTGGCTCACCTACTCTGAAATCTGGGAGTCTCCAACCTAATACCTTCCT GAGTCCTAGTCAACCTTTCCAAGCAATTGTCCCAACACTGAGTGCGGTATTTGTGGATGAGAATTTGCCAGATGGGACTCACTTGCAACCAGGAACAAAGTTTATCAAACACTGGCGAATGAAGAATACTGGCAATGTGGAATGGAGCTCAGACACAAAG CTGAAGCTTATGTGGGGAAATCTGACCTTGgcatcttctgaaaaaaaagatgtgttaGTGCCATCCCTTGCATCAGGACAAGTAGGAACTGTTTCGGTTGAGTTTGTAGCTCCTAATATAGAAGGAACTTACACTTCTCACTGGAGACTGTCACACAGAGGGGAGCAGTTCGGGCCCAGGATCTGGTGCAGTATTGTTGTGGATCCCTCCCCAGCTACTGACTTTGTAGAAGGCAATTGGAAAGATTCTGACTCCTGTCAGAAGGACAAAGCTTCCAGCCCCAAACAG gacACTTCCTTAAAGACAGAAGCAGGTGTTCAACTGATGGGTGAAATCGTGGAGCAGGCTGAAATACCTCTGCCAGCTATTCCTTTAAAGATCAAAAGTCTGCCAAGTGAGAGAGAATTTTACATCCCATCTGTTGATCTCCTCACTGCACAG gATTTGCTGTCCTTTGAGCTGTTGGATATTAATATAGTGCAGGAATTGGAGCGAGTGCCCCACAATACTCCCGTCG acatGACTCCGTGCATGTCCCCTTTGCCACATGATAGCCCCTTGCTGGAGAAACCTGGCTTAGGTCAGATAGAGGAGGAGAATGAGGGCAGTGGATTTAAACCAGTGCCTG GAGTGACAGAaacctgctttcctgcagataCTTGCATAGTGAAAGTGAAGGCTGAACATCCATTGAaccaggaggaaggggaagaagataTGAGTGGGACTCAGTTTGTCTGTGAAACTGTAATTCGTTCTCTAACCCTGGATGCTGCACCTGACCATAGGCCGccacaaaaaaagaacatcCTCCAGA attcTCTGCAAACATTGCAAGACACCTTCAGCTGCAATGTAATAAATGAAGAATCTCCTAGGATAAAAACTAATTCCACTCctaaaaaggaagcaaagattCATCAGTCTGAGGCGATGACAGAAAATGGCTGTG GGGACCTTCCACTGTCTGATGAGAGAGCAAGCCCCTGTAGTGATACTGGCAATTCTGATGAAGACGATGATAAAGATGACGTTCAAAGTCAAGGCTCCTCTGCTTCATCAGAGGATTATATCATTATTCTTCCCGAGTGCTTTGACACCAGTCGTCCTTTAGGGGAGTCTATGTATAGTTCGGCTCTTTCTCAGCCCAGTTTCGAAAAGACAGGAGAACCTGAAACGGGAGCAGAGAATCCAGAAGGGGGAAGCCAGCCACAGATCTGCAGTGTCAGTGATATTTTGACAACTTCACAAACACTGGCTGTAGTGCCACTAGCCCCAGAGATCGTGGACGCCTTACCCCAGACACAAAG GAATTTTGTATCTCCTAAGAATCATATCTTCCAAGAACCAAACGTATCTGCAGAGAATCTCTCTTCCACTCATCATGATCAAATAAGAGAAG AACCCAGTGGTGAAGACAGTCATGGACCAGGATCTTCTGGATTTCTAGCTAGTAAACAGAAGTGCTCAGAATACCCAAG ATACCCTCAGGGAAGCAGCATTGCCGGAGAACTAGTTAAAGGAGCTTTGTCAGTTGCTGCTTCTGCCTACAAAGCATTATTTGCTGGACCACCTATCATAGAACAG cagcctgcagctACAGAAGAGCACACTGCCACTCTTCTATCCAGTCTGTGTGAGATGGGGTTCTGTGACAGGCAGTTAAACCTGCGACTGCTGAAGAAACACAACAATAATATGGTTCAGGTGGTAACCGAATTGCTTCAGATCAGTAACAGTGACTGGAACAGCAGTAGATGCTGA
- the NBR1 gene encoding next to BRCA1 gene 1 protein isoform X2, protein MLGSSGRLAGLGSPPPERGMEPQVSLRLTYRGETQTFLVSDSAHTTWADVEAMVKVSFDLDNIQIKYIDEDNDEVSVNSKEEYEEALKIAVKQGSQLQMNVYEENSLKETSRSCFLQLHEKTEREKLAPLKDEKKPLSHSSMPAQGLEEDFKNEKELTNQQKVNHTRTGRMNENPPGWFTSYLETFREQVVKETVEKLEQKLYEKLAHHNQPPDSSETSITAAPPTSENQSGNGNQCDWLISCCNCQARIVGVRYQCSLCPAYNICEQCEAGTYAHDPNHVLLKLRRPVLCIAENYSLAEFSPRLPATLEQVRLQKQMDKRFLKAEKQRLRAEKKQRKAEVRELKKQLKLHRKIHLWNSVHVLETSGSPTLKSGSLQPNTFLSPSQPFQAIVPTLSAVFVDENLPDGTHLQPGTKFIKHWRMKNTGNVEWSSDTKLKLMWGNLTLASSEKKDVLVPSLASGQVGTVSVEFVAPNIEGTYTSHWRLSHRGEQFGPRIWCSIVVDPSPATDFVEGNWKDSDSCQKDKASSPKQDTSLKTEAGVQLMGEIVEQAEIPLPAIPLKIKSLPSEREFYIPSVDLLTAQDLLSFELLDINIVQELERVPHNTPVDMTPCMSPLPHDSPLLEKPGLGQIEEENEGSGFKPVPGVTETCFPADTCIVKVKAEHPLNQEEGEEDMSGTQFVCETVIRSLTLDAAPDHRPPQKKNILQNSLQTLQDTFSCNVINEESPRIKTNSTPKKEAKIHQSEAMTENGCGDLPLSDERASPCSDTGNSDEDDDKDDVQSQGSSASSEDYIIILPECFDTSRPLGESMYSSALSQPSFEKTGEPETGAENPEGGSQPQICSVSDILTTSQTLAVVPLAPEIVDALPQTQRNFVSPKNHIFQEPNVSAENLSSTHHDQIREEPSGEDSHGPGSSGFLASKQKCSEYPRYPQGSSIAGELVKGALSVAASAYKALFAGPPIIEQPAATEEHTATLLSSLCEMGFCDRQLNLRLLKKHNNNMVQVVTELLQISNSDWNSSRC, encoded by the exons GTCTCTGTGAATAGCAAAG aGGAATATGAAGAAGCTCTGAAG ATTGCAGTTAAACAAGGAAGTCAACTTCAGATGAATGTGTATGAAGAAAACTCTTTGAAAGAAACTTCACGTTCTTGTTTTTTGCAACTACATGAAAAAACTGAGAGAGAAAAGTTGGCACCTCTTAAAGATGAGAAGAAACCTCTCTCGCACTCTTCCATGCCAGCTCAGGGCTTAGAAGaagactttaaaaatgaaaaggagctGACAAATCAG caaaagGTAAATCACACTAGAACAGGAAGAATGAATGAAAATCCTCCAGGATGGTTTACTAGCTACTTGGAAACA ttcagggAACAAGTAGTTAAGGAAACTGTTGAGAAACTGGAACAGAAGCTGTATGAGAAGCTTGCTCATCACAACCAGCCTCCAGATTCTTCTGAGACCTCTATTACAGCAGCACCTCCAACTTCAGAGAACCAGTCAGGGAATGGCAACCAGTGTGACTGGCTGATCTCCTGCTGCAACTGCCAGGCCAGAATTGTTGGAGTTCGCTACCAGTGCAG cCTTTGTCCAGCCTACAATATCTGTGAACAGTGTGAAGCAGGAACGTATGCACACGATCCTAATCATGTCTTGCTAAAGCTGCGAAGACCTGTGCTATGTATTGCTGAGAATTACAGCCTTGCAGAGTTTTCACCTCGCCTGCCTGCTACTCTGGAGCAAGTTAG GCTCCAGAAACAGATGGACAAAAGatttctgaaggcagaaaagcaaagattacgagcagagaagaaacagcgaAAGGCAGAGGTCCGAGAGCTCAAAAAGCAGCTAAAATTGCACAGGAAAATTCATCTGTGGAACTCTGTCCATGTATTGGAAACTAGTGGCTCACCTACTCTGAAATCTGGGAGTCTCCAACCTAATACCTTCCT GAGTCCTAGTCAACCTTTCCAAGCAATTGTCCCAACACTGAGTGCGGTATTTGTGGATGAGAATTTGCCAGATGGGACTCACTTGCAACCAGGAACAAAGTTTATCAAACACTGGCGAATGAAGAATACTGGCAATGTGGAATGGAGCTCAGACACAAAG CTGAAGCTTATGTGGGGAAATCTGACCTTGgcatcttctgaaaaaaaagatgtgttaGTGCCATCCCTTGCATCAGGACAAGTAGGAACTGTTTCGGTTGAGTTTGTAGCTCCTAATATAGAAGGAACTTACACTTCTCACTGGAGACTGTCACACAGAGGGGAGCAGTTCGGGCCCAGGATCTGGTGCAGTATTGTTGTGGATCCCTCCCCAGCTACTGACTTTGTAGAAGGCAATTGGAAAGATTCTGACTCCTGTCAGAAGGACAAAGCTTCCAGCCCCAAACAG gacACTTCCTTAAAGACAGAAGCAGGTGTTCAACTGATGGGTGAAATCGTGGAGCAGGCTGAAATACCTCTGCCAGCTATTCCTTTAAAGATCAAAAGTCTGCCAAGTGAGAGAGAATTTTACATCCCATCTGTTGATCTCCTCACTGCACAG gATTTGCTGTCCTTTGAGCTGTTGGATATTAATATAGTGCAGGAATTGGAGCGAGTGCCCCACAATACTCCCGTCG acatGACTCCGTGCATGTCCCCTTTGCCACATGATAGCCCCTTGCTGGAGAAACCTGGCTTAGGTCAGATAGAGGAGGAGAATGAGGGCAGTGGATTTAAACCAGTGCCTG GAGTGACAGAaacctgctttcctgcagataCTTGCATAGTGAAAGTGAAGGCTGAACATCCATTGAaccaggaggaaggggaagaagataTGAGTGGGACTCAGTTTGTCTGTGAAACTGTAATTCGTTCTCTAACCCTGGATGCTGCACCTGACCATAGGCCGccacaaaaaaagaacatcCTCCAGA attcTCTGCAAACATTGCAAGACACCTTCAGCTGCAATGTAATAAATGAAGAATCTCCTAGGATAAAAACTAATTCCACTCctaaaaaggaagcaaagattCATCAGTCTGAGGCGATGACAGAAAATGGCTGTG GGGACCTTCCACTGTCTGATGAGAGAGCAAGCCCCTGTAGTGATACTGGCAATTCTGATGAAGACGATGATAAAGATGACGTTCAAAGTCAAGGCTCCTCTGCTTCATCAGAGGATTATATCATTATTCTTCCCGAGTGCTTTGACACCAGTCGTCCTTTAGGGGAGTCTATGTATAGTTCGGCTCTTTCTCAGCCCAGTTTCGAAAAGACAGGAGAACCTGAAACGGGAGCAGAGAATCCAGAAGGGGGAAGCCAGCCACAGATCTGCAGTGTCAGTGATATTTTGACAACTTCACAAACACTGGCTGTAGTGCCACTAGCCCCAGAGATCGTGGACGCCTTACCCCAGACACAAAG GAATTTTGTATCTCCTAAGAATCATATCTTCCAAGAACCAAACGTATCTGCAGAGAATCTCTCTTCCACTCATCATGATCAAATAAGAGAAG AACCCAGTGGTGAAGACAGTCATGGACCAGGATCTTCTGGATTTCTAGCTAGTAAACAGAAGTGCTCAGAATACCCAAG ATACCCTCAGGGAAGCAGCATTGCCGGAGAACTAGTTAAAGGAGCTTTGTCAGTTGCTGCTTCTGCCTACAAAGCATTATTTGCTGGACCACCTATCATAGAACAG cctgcagctACAGAAGAGCACACTGCCACTCTTCTATCCAGTCTGTGTGAGATGGGGTTCTGTGACAGGCAGTTAAACCTGCGACTGCTGAAGAAACACAACAATAATATGGTTCAGGTGGTAACCGAATTGCTTCAGATCAGTAACAGTGACTGGAACAGCAGTAGATGCTGA
- the NBR1 gene encoding next to BRCA1 gene 1 protein isoform X1, translating into MLGSSGRLAGLGSPPPERGMEPQVSLRLTYRGETQTFLVSDSAHTTWADVEAMVKVSFDLDNIQIKYIDEDNDEVSVNSKEEYEEALKIAVKQGSQLQMNVYEENSLKETSRSCFLQLHEKTEREKLAPLKDEKKPLSHSSMPAQGLEEDFKNEKELTNQQKVNHTRTGRMNENPPGWFTSYLETFREQVVKETVEKLEQKLYEKLAHHNQPPDSSETSITAAPPTSENQSGNGNQCDWLISCCNCQARIVGVRYQCSLCPAYNICEQCEAGTYAHDPNHVLLKLRRPVLCIAENYSLAEFSPRLPATLEQVRLQKQMDKRFLKAEKQRLRAEKKQRKAEVRELKKQLKLHRKIHLWNSVHVLETSGSPTLKSGSLQPNTFLSPSQPFQAIVPTLSAVFVDENLPDGTHLQPGTKFIKHWRMKNTGNVEWSSDTKLKLMWGNLTLASSEKKDVLVPSLASGQVGTVSVEFVAPNIEGTYTSHWRLSHRGEQFGPRIWCSIVVDPSPATDFVEGNWKDSDSCQKDKASSPKQDTSLKTEAGVQLMGEIVEQAEIPLPAIPLKIKSLPSEREFYIPSVDLLTAQDLLSFELLDINIVQELERVPHNTPVDMTPCMSPLPHDSPLLEKPGLGQIEEENEGSGFKPVPGVTETCFPADTCIVKVKAEHPLNQEEGEEDMSGTQFVCETVIRSLTLDAAPDHRPPQKKNILQNSLQTLQDTFSCNVINEESPRIKTNSTPKKEAKIHQSEAMTENGCGDLPLSDERASPCSDTGNSDEDDDKDDVQSQGSSASSEDYIIILPECFDTSRPLGESMYSSALSQPSFEKTGEPETGAENPEGGSQPQICSVSDILTTSQTLAVVPLAPEIVDALPQTQRNFVSPKNHIFQEPNVSAENLSSTHHDQIREEPSGEDSHGPGSSGFLASKQKCSEYPRYPQGSSIAGELVKGALSVAASAYKALFAGPPIIEQQPAATEEHTATLLSSLCEMGFCDRQLNLRLLKKHNNNMVQVVTELLQISNSDWNSSRC; encoded by the exons GTCTCTGTGAATAGCAAAG aGGAATATGAAGAAGCTCTGAAG ATTGCAGTTAAACAAGGAAGTCAACTTCAGATGAATGTGTATGAAGAAAACTCTTTGAAAGAAACTTCACGTTCTTGTTTTTTGCAACTACATGAAAAAACTGAGAGAGAAAAGTTGGCACCTCTTAAAGATGAGAAGAAACCTCTCTCGCACTCTTCCATGCCAGCTCAGGGCTTAGAAGaagactttaaaaatgaaaaggagctGACAAATCAG caaaagGTAAATCACACTAGAACAGGAAGAATGAATGAAAATCCTCCAGGATGGTTTACTAGCTACTTGGAAACA ttcagggAACAAGTAGTTAAGGAAACTGTTGAGAAACTGGAACAGAAGCTGTATGAGAAGCTTGCTCATCACAACCAGCCTCCAGATTCTTCTGAGACCTCTATTACAGCAGCACCTCCAACTTCAGAGAACCAGTCAGGGAATGGCAACCAGTGTGACTGGCTGATCTCCTGCTGCAACTGCCAGGCCAGAATTGTTGGAGTTCGCTACCAGTGCAG cCTTTGTCCAGCCTACAATATCTGTGAACAGTGTGAAGCAGGAACGTATGCACACGATCCTAATCATGTCTTGCTAAAGCTGCGAAGACCTGTGCTATGTATTGCTGAGAATTACAGCCTTGCAGAGTTTTCACCTCGCCTGCCTGCTACTCTGGAGCAAGTTAG GCTCCAGAAACAGATGGACAAAAGatttctgaaggcagaaaagcaaagattacgagcagagaagaaacagcgaAAGGCAGAGGTCCGAGAGCTCAAAAAGCAGCTAAAATTGCACAGGAAAATTCATCTGTGGAACTCTGTCCATGTATTGGAAACTAGTGGCTCACCTACTCTGAAATCTGGGAGTCTCCAACCTAATACCTTCCT GAGTCCTAGTCAACCTTTCCAAGCAATTGTCCCAACACTGAGTGCGGTATTTGTGGATGAGAATTTGCCAGATGGGACTCACTTGCAACCAGGAACAAAGTTTATCAAACACTGGCGAATGAAGAATACTGGCAATGTGGAATGGAGCTCAGACACAAAG CTGAAGCTTATGTGGGGAAATCTGACCTTGgcatcttctgaaaaaaaagatgtgttaGTGCCATCCCTTGCATCAGGACAAGTAGGAACTGTTTCGGTTGAGTTTGTAGCTCCTAATATAGAAGGAACTTACACTTCTCACTGGAGACTGTCACACAGAGGGGAGCAGTTCGGGCCCAGGATCTGGTGCAGTATTGTTGTGGATCCCTCCCCAGCTACTGACTTTGTAGAAGGCAATTGGAAAGATTCTGACTCCTGTCAGAAGGACAAAGCTTCCAGCCCCAAACAG gacACTTCCTTAAAGACAGAAGCAGGTGTTCAACTGATGGGTGAAATCGTGGAGCAGGCTGAAATACCTCTGCCAGCTATTCCTTTAAAGATCAAAAGTCTGCCAAGTGAGAGAGAATTTTACATCCCATCTGTTGATCTCCTCACTGCACAG gATTTGCTGTCCTTTGAGCTGTTGGATATTAATATAGTGCAGGAATTGGAGCGAGTGCCCCACAATACTCCCGTCG acatGACTCCGTGCATGTCCCCTTTGCCACATGATAGCCCCTTGCTGGAGAAACCTGGCTTAGGTCAGATAGAGGAGGAGAATGAGGGCAGTGGATTTAAACCAGTGCCTG GAGTGACAGAaacctgctttcctgcagataCTTGCATAGTGAAAGTGAAGGCTGAACATCCATTGAaccaggaggaaggggaagaagataTGAGTGGGACTCAGTTTGTCTGTGAAACTGTAATTCGTTCTCTAACCCTGGATGCTGCACCTGACCATAGGCCGccacaaaaaaagaacatcCTCCAGA attcTCTGCAAACATTGCAAGACACCTTCAGCTGCAATGTAATAAATGAAGAATCTCCTAGGATAAAAACTAATTCCACTCctaaaaaggaagcaaagattCATCAGTCTGAGGCGATGACAGAAAATGGCTGTG GGGACCTTCCACTGTCTGATGAGAGAGCAAGCCCCTGTAGTGATACTGGCAATTCTGATGAAGACGATGATAAAGATGACGTTCAAAGTCAAGGCTCCTCTGCTTCATCAGAGGATTATATCATTATTCTTCCCGAGTGCTTTGACACCAGTCGTCCTTTAGGGGAGTCTATGTATAGTTCGGCTCTTTCTCAGCCCAGTTTCGAAAAGACAGGAGAACCTGAAACGGGAGCAGAGAATCCAGAAGGGGGAAGCCAGCCACAGATCTGCAGTGTCAGTGATATTTTGACAACTTCACAAACACTGGCTGTAGTGCCACTAGCCCCAGAGATCGTGGACGCCTTACCCCAGACACAAAG GAATTTTGTATCTCCTAAGAATCATATCTTCCAAGAACCAAACGTATCTGCAGAGAATCTCTCTTCCACTCATCATGATCAAATAAGAGAAG AACCCAGTGGTGAAGACAGTCATGGACCAGGATCTTCTGGATTTCTAGCTAGTAAACAGAAGTGCTCAGAATACCCAAG ATACCCTCAGGGAAGCAGCATTGCCGGAGAACTAGTTAAAGGAGCTTTGTCAGTTGCTGCTTCTGCCTACAAAGCATTATTTGCTGGACCACCTATCATAGAACAG cagcctgcagctACAGAAGAGCACACTGCCACTCTTCTATCCAGTCTGTGTGAGATGGGGTTCTGTGACAGGCAGTTAAACCTGCGACTGCTGAAGAAACACAACAATAATATGGTTCAGGTGGTAACCGAATTGCTTCAGATCAGTAACAGTGACTGGAACAGCAGTAGATGCTGA